Below is a genomic region from Burkholderiales bacterium.
GATTATCTGCGCAAGCTATGGAGCGATATCCAGAAAAAATCAGAAACTGCTCCAGCGCGTACTTTGCTTTACCAGGACCTAACCTTAAGCCTCCGCGTGCTGCGCGATTTTGTCAGCGATGAAACAGGACACATCGTGGTGGACTCGCGTGAAACATTCCAAAAAATGTCCGCGTTTGCCGAGAAGTATGCGAGCAATGCGCAACAGCGACTGCAGCATTATACCGGCGAGCGGCCGCTTTTTGATCTGCATGGCGTGGAAGATGAAATCGAAAAAGCGTTGGCGCGGCGAGTGGATTTGAAGTCCGGAGGTTACCTCATAATAGACCAGACCGAAGCGCTGACCACCGTCGACGTCAACACCGGTGGATTCGTCGGGGGGCGCAATTTTGACGACACCATTTTCAAGACCAACCTGGAAGCGGCGCATATCATCGCCCGGCAATTGAGGCTGCGCAATCTCGGAGGCATTATTATTGTCGACTTCATCGACATGGAAAGCGAGGAGCACCGTAACGCCGTCCTTGCTGAGTTCAAAAAGGCGCTTTCGCGCGACCGCATGCGCATGACCGTGAACGGCTTTACCACGTTGGGGCTGGTTGAAATGACGCGCAAACGCACGCGCGAAAGCCTTGCCCACGTATTATGCGAACCCTGCCCCACTTGTGAAGGGCGCGGTGAAGTGAAGACGGCACGTACGGTTTGCTACGAGATACTGCGCGAGCTGCTGCGCGAGGCACGCCAGTTCAATACTCGCGAGTACCGCATTCTTGCCTCGCAGGACGTAATTGATTTATTTCTTGACGAGGAATCGCAGAGCCTTGCGATGTTGGGTGATTTCATAGGCCGGCCGATCAGCCTGCAGGCAGAAACCCTGTACTCGCAGGAGCAGTACGACATCGTGCTAATGTAATTTGCCGGTGGCAGACCGGCGGCTGGTTACTTTATTTTGCTTGTCCAAAATAAAGTAACCCAACAAAAGGACGCCCTGCCTCGCCGCCGCTACCCGGTACTCCTCAGTTAAATCGGGCGCTGCGCAACACGCGCTACGCGCTTAAACAGTGCTCGCTCAAAAGCCCCGATTTGGCCTCGTTACTTGGCGGCTCGGAAGGAAATTTAAAACATGCCTGCGACGATATGATAGCCGTGGTCTATGATAATCAGCGCAAGTTGGGCCAAGACCAAAACAAAGAGGGGTGACAAATCCACATTTCCGATCGGGGGAATCAGGCGCTGGAAGGGGCGCAGAAACGGCTTAGTGAGGCCGTTAAAAAGAGGTGCAAGCGGGGCATAAGGATTGATCCAGCTTATCAGTACCTGAACGATGACGCAGGCAATCAGCAAGTAGACGCTGTATTTCAGGACTTCCAGTGCGGCGAGGATCAAAAATGCGGCGGCAGCCACCATGGGGGCTCCCTCGAATACAAAGCCTCTGAGCCAGTAAATCAGCAGCAGCAACAGGGCTTGCACGGCCCACGCAGAAAGGAAAGTTGCCAAATCCAAACCAAACAAACCGGGCAACACACGGCGCGCGGGGCGGACCAGCCAGTCGGTGAGGGCCACCACGAATTCGCCAAAAGGGTTGCGAAACGAGGATTTCAGCAGCTGCATGTAAAAGCGCAGAAGCAGCGCCAACGTAAACAGGCCAATCGCGGTTTCGAGGAGAAATTGCAAACCCTGGGTCAACATGCTTAATCCGCCTCGCCAAGTTCGTCTCCGAGTTCGCGCGAGCGCTCGGCTGCCGCGAGAATTGCGCGCACGATCGCCTCTTTC
It encodes:
- the rng gene encoding ribonuclease G; its protein translation is MSEDILINVTPQETRVAVVQQGAVQELHIERASGRGLVGNIYIGEVCRVLPGMQSAFVEIGLERAAFLHIADIWVKRQNGDHNTPIEKLLREGQNLLVQVVKDPIGTKGARLSTQISIAGRMLVYLPQESYIGISQKIENEEERELLRQKMQQLLPQESSGGFIIRTMAETASERELHADIDYLRKLWSDIQKKSETAPARTLLYQDLTLSLRVLRDFVSDETGHIVVDSRETFQKMSAFAEKYASNAQQRLQHYTGERPLFDLHGVEDEIEKALARRVDLKSGGYLIIDQTEALTTVDVNTGGFVGGRNFDDTIFKTNLEAAHIIARQLRLRNLGGIIIVDFIDMESEEHRNAVLAEFKKALSRDRMRMTVNGFTTLGLVEMTRKRTRESLAHVLCEPCPTCEGRGEVKTARTVCYEILRELLREARQFNTREYRILASQDVIDLFLDEESQSLAMLGDFIGRPISLQAETLYSQEQYDIVLM
- a CDS encoding YggT family protein, producing the protein MLTQGLQFLLETAIGLFTLALLLRFYMQLLKSSFRNPFGEFVVALTDWLVRPARRVLPGLFGLDLATFLSAWAVQALLLLLIYWLRGFVFEGAPMVAAAAFLILAALEVLKYSVYLLIACVIVQVLISWINPYAPLAPLFNGLTKPFLRPFQRLIPPIGNVDLSPLFVLVLAQLALIIIDHGYHIVAGMF